Proteins from one Burkholderia sp. genomic window:
- the recC gene encoding exodeoxyribonuclease V subunit gamma: MLHLFFSNRYETLADVLIEHLALHPGTAGPWARHQVIVPSAALRQRLQLDIAGRHGICANLEFSYLAEWLWTQISQVLRVPPRSRLAPDRLVWRCYRLLSDAADSVGEGVGHGGFDGYEPARGVTSWLVSPRLAAYLAAADAPMRYELAYRLASVFDHYLTYRPEWLLAWRDGNSIFALEGTPSQGAEAARDDEQWQAALWRALVAELAVDGEPPTHRFLRNAPALVPDANALAAWPDAVSVFALMTMPPLHVALLRELSRWIDVRIYALNPCRECWFGIVSAGRVESLDARGQLDCQQVGHPLLAEWGRQTQAQLHILHKLTETATTTNAAQYEGCVGDTWLARIQNAILDLQPEAELGPPPSERGIEVHVCHGLMRQLEVLHDRLLAAFAEDPTLAPSDVLVAVADLSAAGPLIDAVFGTAASQEAARVPYRITGLPPLQANPVARVLLDWLSLPDREVGAPELVEWLRVDAVAARYGIDVAALETVQTWLAAAGARRGLTVAAVASVSGPVDGATVPARRHTFSDALARLFLGYAMPDGAAPVGAYLPVGGPEGGEAELLGRLARFTDDLDWFVDRIAGEQTPEVWNEIFAEALARFFDSGRTHADALSGVRDALDTLVETIREGARDFSVPATVMRAGFAAGLDDPACGGVPWGGVTFSSLTSLRGLPYRMVCLVGMDDGVLPSLSRADEFDLMAVFTKFGDRQRRDDERNLFLDLLLAARDRLMITYTGRSIRDNAPLPPAALVDELLDYVAEVTAGSGAAPASIEAVRQSFIIEHPLQPFALDYFEPGGRLYSYDAERATLAGQLACGTTEDVPPFFAAPLPPEPEVPVAFGDFERFWHHPARALLRDRLGVALFETQAELSDTEPFVLDYAGSDSLAARVLPMFVENVEQGTGESVGELARRIAESSPEMPGGATGAVWREQALGALDRLASKVRLALEAGTERRTFALEITPAWPQGEIPWFGADDTALAVDALCAPLSLHGTLHRLTPAGQVIYRYARSGARNYLSAWLSHLVYCAIDPGGPRRTRWFGNEEGFEFAPVADPLAHLAPLAALFRAGRRMPLRFFPKSAWALVAEGEAKATGVWINKRVASEADDAALAIVWRGRNLSLDEPFPALARLVFAPLAQHLLIRNSRF; this comes from the coding sequence ATGCTCCATCTCTTCTTCTCGAACCGCTACGAAACCCTCGCCGATGTGCTGATCGAGCATCTCGCTTTGCATCCGGGTACGGCGGGCCCATGGGCGCGCCATCAGGTGATCGTGCCGAGTGCGGCTCTGCGACAGCGGCTCCAACTCGATATCGCTGGGCGGCACGGCATTTGCGCGAACCTCGAGTTCAGCTACCTGGCAGAATGGCTGTGGACGCAGATCAGCCAAGTGTTGCGTGTGCCACCACGTTCGCGATTGGCGCCGGACCGGCTGGTGTGGCGCTGTTACCGGCTCTTGTCGGATGCGGCGGATTCAGTGGGCGAGGGTGTCGGCCATGGCGGTTTTGACGGATACGAGCCGGCGCGCGGCGTGACTTCTTGGCTTGTCTCTCCGCGGCTCGCGGCCTACCTGGCGGCGGCAGATGCGCCGATGCGTTACGAGCTGGCCTATCGGCTCGCCTCGGTGTTTGACCATTACCTGACTTATCGGCCCGAATGGTTGTTGGCCTGGCGCGACGGGAATTCGATCTTCGCTTTGGAAGGCACCCCTTCACAGGGTGCCGAGGCTGCGCGCGATGACGAACAGTGGCAGGCCGCTTTGTGGCGCGCGCTGGTGGCCGAGTTGGCTGTGGACGGCGAGCCGCCCACGCATCGCTTCCTGCGCAATGCGCCCGCGCTCGTGCCTGATGCGAACGCGCTGGCCGCCTGGCCAGATGCGGTCAGTGTGTTCGCACTGATGACCATGCCGCCGCTACACGTAGCGCTGCTGCGCGAGCTGTCGCGGTGGATCGACGTGCGGATCTACGCGCTCAATCCCTGCCGCGAATGCTGGTTCGGCATCGTCAGCGCCGGGCGCGTCGAGTCGCTCGACGCGCGCGGCCAGCTTGACTGCCAGCAGGTTGGCCATCCATTGCTGGCTGAGTGGGGGCGCCAGACCCAGGCGCAACTTCACATACTGCACAAGCTGACCGAAACCGCCACCACCACCAATGCCGCCCAATATGAGGGCTGCGTTGGTGACACCTGGCTGGCGAGAATCCAGAACGCGATCCTCGACCTACAGCCCGAGGCTGAGCTTGGGCCGCCACCGTCCGAACGCGGCATCGAGGTGCACGTCTGCCACGGCCTGATGCGCCAGCTCGAGGTGCTGCACGATCGGCTACTGGCCGCTTTCGCCGAGGATCCGACGCTCGCGCCCTCGGATGTGCTGGTGGCGGTGGCCGACTTGTCCGCGGCTGGCCCGCTGATCGATGCGGTGTTTGGCACTGCTGCTTCGCAAGAGGCCGCGCGTGTGCCGTACAGGATCACCGGGCTGCCGCCTTTGCAGGCCAACCCGGTGGCGCGCGTGTTGCTCGACTGGTTGTCCCTGCCCGATCGTGAGGTAGGCGCGCCCGAGCTGGTGGAGTGGCTGCGCGTGGACGCGGTGGCAGCCCGCTACGGCATCGACGTGGCCGCGCTCGAGACCGTGCAGACCTGGCTCGCCGCGGCCGGCGCGCGACGCGGGCTGACGGTTGCGGCGGTCGCTTCCGTAAGCGGTCCGGTTGACGGTGCCACCGTGCCGGCGCGCCGCCATACCTTCTCCGATGCGCTGGCGCGGCTGTTTCTTGGTTATGCGATGCCAGACGGCGCGGCACCGGTCGGAGCCTATCTTCCGGTGGGTGGCCCCGAGGGTGGCGAGGCCGAGCTGCTGGGGCGGCTCGCGCGTTTTACCGACGATCTCGACTGGTTCGTCGACCGCATCGCCGGCGAGCAAACGCCCGAAGTCTGGAACGAGATCTTCGCCGAGGCGCTGGCGCGCTTCTTCGATTCTGGCAGGACCCACGCGGATGCATTGTCGGGCGTGCGCGACGCGCTCGACACGCTGGTTGAGACGATCCGCGAGGGTGCACGAGACTTTTCGGTGCCGGCCACCGTGATGCGCGCCGGCTTCGCTGCCGGGCTCGACGATCCGGCGTGCGGCGGCGTACCCTGGGGCGGTGTGACTTTCTCCTCACTGACCAGCCTGCGCGGTTTGCCGTATCGCATGGTCTGCCTGGTCGGAATGGACGACGGCGTGCTGCCGAGTCTGTCGCGCGCCGACGAATTCGACCTGATGGCGGTGTTCACTAAGTTCGGCGACCGCCAGCGCCGCGACGACGAGCGTAACCTTTTCCTCGACCTGCTGCTGGCCGCGCGCGACCGGCTGATGATCACCTACACGGGCCGCAGCATCCGCGACAACGCGCCCTTACCGCCGGCCGCCCTGGTCGATGAACTCCTTGACTACGTCGCCGAAGTCACGGCTGGGTCGGGCGCAGCACCAGCCTCGATTGAAGCGGTGCGGCAATCCTTCATCATCGAGCATCCGCTGCAGCCGTTTGCGCTCGATTATTTCGAGCCCGGCGGGCGGCTCTATTCCTACGACGCCGAACGTGCCACGCTGGCCGGCCAGCTTGCATGCGGCACGACCGAGGACGTGCCGCCGTTTTTCGCCGCGCCGTTGCCGCCGGAGCCAGAGGTGCCGGTGGCCTTCGGCGACTTCGAACGCTTTTGGCACCATCCTGCGCGTGCGCTGCTGCGCGACCGCCTCGGCGTCGCGCTATTCGAAACGCAGGCCGAACTAAGCGACACCGAACCCTTCGTGCTTGACTACGCGGGCAGCGACTCGCTGGCTGCGCGCGTGCTGCCGATGTTCGTCGAGAACGTGGAACAAGGCACTGGCGAGAGCGTGGGCGAACTCGCGCGCCGCATCGCTGAGTCGAGCCCCGAGATGCCGGGCGGCGCGACCGGCGCGGTGTGGCGCGAGCAGGCGCTGGGCGCGCTCGACAGGCTGGCTAGTAAGGTGCGGCTCGCTCTGGAGGCGGGTACCGAGCGGCGCACCTTCGCACTGGAGATCACACCGGCCTGGCCACAGGGCGAGATACCCTGGTTCGGTGCCGATGATACGGCGTTAGCGGTCGACGCGTTGTGCGCGCCGCTCTCGCTGCACGGCACGCTGCACCGGCTCACGCCCGCTGGGCAAGTGATTTACCGCTATGCGCGCTCTGGCGCGCGCAATTATCTGTCGGCCTGGCTGTCGCATCTTGTCTATTGTGCAATCGATCCGGGTGGCCCGCGTCGCACGCGGTGGTTCGGCAACGAAGAAGGTTTCGAATTCGCGCCGGTAGCCGACCCGCTCGCGCATCTTGCGCCGCTGGCCGCACTGTTCCGCGCAGGTCGTCGCATGCCACTACGCTTCTTCCCAAAGAGCGCCTGGGCGCTGGTTGCGGAAGGCGAAGCCAAGGCGACCGGCGTGTGGATCAACAAGCGCGTGGCCAGCGAGGCTGACGACGCGGCGCTCGCGATCGTTTGGCGCGGCAGGAACCTCTCGCTCGACGAGCCGTTCCCGGCGCTCGCGCGCTTGGTTTTCGCGCCGCTCGCCCAGCACCTATTGATCCGCAATTCGCGCTTTTGA
- a CDS encoding FUSC family membrane protein, with amino-acid sequence MRYSIEIRKFLYSQYFFGGLRIAVGVSLPTVLCLIVFHERDLGFTIATGALGTCVVDMPGPLKYKHNEMLACSLIGFLSALATGLATPNIFALWLTIVPLTFVLSLIVVYGNRCPQISFATLFMMVMTLEESFTPLEALINAAWIFSGGLWYTYWATLVSRWQACRIEQQALADSLFGLSGYLRACANFYDPETDLDECYRALVIKQVAAIESQESARDIVLRHLPKLRHGKLDPERTMMFNLFINSVDLHEMFIGAHTDYPLLRSTYGRSDMLLFYRDLIRKAASDLETVGLAVLENRASQPRISVKAELRAIEYEIELMRKKNFAQTNPEAYATVLATFRRIWSATRLINKMCCALAETPNTSKTELKIDQSLARFLQRRRVSPMLIFSNLNLGSPSFRHALRVTVAVAVAFWLGRLLPLTNAYWIVMTTIIILKPGYSLTKQRNAQRIVGTLLGCTISIVLIYTVKSPALLIAIMFGSMVMSYSLLLFNYGASVVFTSSYVLLMFHLLAPGSMRIISERVIDTVVGCMIAIAASRLFPYWEYRAMGKLVAEVLSTTRNYFETACRVGRGQGAPSTLSVTAEDDAAVMQAVATTAKSGKVSPLESNYPYRLARKNMHIAFANLSQAFQRMMLEPKAHQRFVPELNDLLVQAHVLGAQITVAAPMLRSPTSEVASAAYAALEQGLAQVLEHLQQAEAGTPPPADQAELTKRLARDLDAMVVEAEKSSQVGSELTHDPKVLAHQCKQMLASSLLIRKDASLIRLPA; translated from the coding sequence ATGCGCTATTCAATCGAAATCAGGAAGTTCCTGTACAGCCAGTACTTCTTCGGCGGCCTGCGGATCGCCGTCGGCGTGTCCCTGCCGACCGTACTCTGCCTCATCGTGTTCCACGAACGCGACCTCGGTTTCACCATCGCTACCGGCGCGCTAGGCACCTGCGTGGTCGACATGCCGGGCCCGCTTAAGTACAAGCACAACGAAATGCTTGCGTGCAGCTTGATCGGCTTCCTGTCCGCGCTGGCCACCGGCCTGGCCACGCCGAACATCTTCGCGCTGTGGCTGACCATCGTGCCGCTCACCTTCGTGCTGTCGCTGATCGTAGTATACGGCAACCGCTGTCCGCAGATCAGCTTCGCTACCCTGTTTATGATGGTGATGACGCTGGAAGAGAGCTTCACGCCGCTCGAGGCGCTAATCAATGCGGCATGGATCTTCTCTGGTGGCCTCTGGTACACCTACTGGGCCACCCTGGTGTCGCGCTGGCAGGCCTGCCGCATCGAACAGCAGGCGCTGGCCGACAGTCTGTTTGGGCTATCCGGCTATCTGCGTGCATGCGCCAATTTCTACGATCCCGAGACCGATCTCGACGAATGCTATCGCGCCTTGGTGATTAAGCAGGTGGCGGCGATCGAATCGCAGGAAAGCGCGCGCGACATCGTGCTGCGCCACCTGCCCAAGCTGCGTCATGGCAAGCTCGACCCGGAGCGCACTATGATGTTCAACCTGTTTATCAACAGTGTCGACCTGCACGAAATGTTCATCGGCGCGCATACCGACTACCCACTGCTGCGTAGCACCTACGGTCGCTCAGACATGCTGCTGTTCTATCGCGACCTGATCCGCAAAGCCGCGTCCGACCTCGAAACAGTTGGCCTCGCCGTGCTGGAGAATCGCGCGAGCCAGCCACGCATCAGCGTGAAGGCCGAGCTGCGCGCGATAGAGTACGAGATCGAGCTGATGCGCAAAAAGAACTTCGCGCAGACCAACCCCGAAGCCTACGCGACCGTGCTGGCCACCTTCCGGCGTATCTGGAGCGCCACGCGCTTGATTAACAAGATGTGCTGCGCGCTCGCCGAGACGCCCAACACCAGTAAAACTGAGCTGAAGATCGACCAGAGCCTGGCGCGCTTCCTGCAGCGCCGCCGTGTCTCGCCGATGCTGATTTTCTCGAACCTCAACCTCGGCTCACCGAGCTTCCGTCACGCGCTGCGCGTGACTGTGGCGGTGGCGGTGGCGTTCTGGCTCGGGCGGCTGCTGCCCCTCACCAACGCCTACTGGATTGTGATGACCACCATCATCATCTTGAAGCCAGGTTACTCGCTGACCAAGCAGCGCAACGCGCAGCGTATCGTCGGCACCCTACTCGGCTGCACGATCAGCATCGTATTGATCTACACGGTCAAGTCACCAGCGCTGCTGATCGCCATCATGTTCGGCTCGATGGTGATGAGCTACAGCCTGCTGCTGTTCAATTACGGAGCCAGCGTGGTGTTCACTTCCTCCTACGTGCTGCTGATGTTCCACCTGCTCGCGCCGGGTAGCATGCGTATCATCAGCGAGCGCGTGATCGACACGGTGGTGGGCTGTATGATCGCGATTGCTGCGAGCCGACTATTTCCCTATTGGGAATATCGCGCGATGGGCAAGCTGGTGGCCGAGGTGCTGAGCACCACCCGAAATTATTTCGAGACCGCCTGTCGGGTCGGGCGCGGCCAGGGTGCGCCGTCGACACTCTCAGTGACCGCCGAGGACGACGCAGCGGTGATGCAGGCGGTGGCCACCACGGCCAAATCCGGCAAGGTATCGCCGCTCGAGAGCAACTATCCATATCGCCTTGCGCGCAAGAACATGCACATCGCCTTCGCCAACCTGAGCCAGGCCTTCCAGCGCATGATGCTGGAGCCCAAGGCGCACCAACGCTTCGTGCCCGAGCTCAACGACCTGTTGGTGCAGGCCCACGTGCTGGGCGCACAGATTACGGTCGCCGCGCCCATGCTGCGAAGCCCCACCAGCGAGGTCGCTTCCGCGGCCTATGCGGCGCTGGAGCAAGGGCTCGCACAGGTGCTCGAGCATCTACAACAAGCTGAGGCCGGTACGCCGCCGCCAGCCGACCAGGCCGAGCTGACCAAGCGGCTCGCGCGCGATCTCGATGCGATGGTGGTGGAGGCGGAGAAGTCGAGCCAGGTGGGCTCGGAGCTGACACACGACCCGAAGGTGCTGGCGCACCAGTGCAAGCAAATGCTGGCTTCGTC
- a CDS encoding IS5 family transposase has protein sequence MRKDIHKTGEPKARYRVRNWAAYNEGLINRGNVTIWIDEAVLARIPDAIPTRGRPCLYGDTLIQALLGVKTVYRLTLRALQGFTQSLRDLAFPSFPVSNYTTLCRRAKTLDVELPILRDNEPIHLVVDSTGLKIYGEGEWKVRQHGYSKRRTWRKVHLALNANTGQVHAALMTNQNVADGDALAKLLDQIPREEQIDVIGGDGAYDTKPCHAAIAARSAIPSIPPREGAAHWPADMPGAAWRNGAVDAIARNGRREWKQHSGYHRRSLAENAMYRFKTLTGHCLWARHIATQATEVAVRVGFINRMADLARPQSVRIA, from the coding sequence ATGCGCAAGGATATACACAAGACAGGTGAGCCGAAGGCACGCTACCGTGTCAGGAATTGGGCGGCCTATAATGAAGGCCTGATCAACCGGGGGAACGTAACAATATGGATAGATGAAGCCGTCCTTGCCAGAATACCCGATGCCATACCCACACGTGGTCGCCCGTGTCTATACGGCGATACGCTGATTCAGGCATTACTTGGCGTGAAGACCGTCTATCGACTGACCTTGCGCGCCCTGCAAGGTTTCACCCAAAGTCTGCGCGATTTGGCCTTCCCGAGCTTTCCGGTGTCGAATTACACCACGCTCTGTCGCCGGGCAAAAACGCTTGATGTCGAACTGCCGATCCTTCGTGACAATGAACCGATCCATCTGGTTGTCGACAGCACCGGTCTGAAGATCTATGGAGAAGGTGAATGGAAGGTGCGCCAGCACGGCTACTCGAAGCGGCGCACGTGGCGTAAAGTCCATCTCGCGCTCAACGCGAATACAGGTCAAGTGCATGCCGCGCTAATGACGAATCAGAATGTGGCTGACGGTGACGCTCTGGCCAAGTTGCTCGACCAGATTCCACGCGAAGAACAAATCGATGTCATCGGCGGTGACGGTGCCTACGACACCAAGCCATGCCATGCGGCCATTGCTGCACGCAGTGCTATTCCTTCGATTCCGCCACGCGAGGGTGCCGCTCATTGGCCAGCGGATATGCCCGGTGCGGCGTGGCGTAATGGCGCGGTTGATGCAATTGCCCGTAACGGTCGTCGAGAATGGAAGCAACACAGTGGCTACCACCGGCGATCGCTTGCCGAGAATGCGATGTATCGGTTCAAGACCCTCACCGGCCACTGTCTCTGGGCGCGTCACATCGCCACGCAGGCGACCGAGGTCGCCGTTCGCGTCGGCTTCATCAACCGCATGGCGGACCTCGCTCGTCCGCAATCCGTTCGTATCG